In a single window of the Osmia bicornis bicornis chromosome 7, iOsmBic2.1, whole genome shotgun sequence genome:
- the LOC114880934 gene encoding mortality factor 4-like protein 1 isoform X2, which translates to MRATGGFPSVVRRRLSGVGEKVLCFHGPLIYEAKCLKSSITKEKQIKYFIHYAGWNKNWDEWVPESRVLKYNEANVQRQREVQRAHSNQQSAQKTKKGSTSSKTQGRRSEGVREKDTDSRASTPVATVDKGVSRFSKGTSSSVTPSSSHESTSEAPRKKRSRLEPSGETEEYLTKVEVKIKIPEELKFVLIDESEVILKHHKLPALPVKNTVDKILDDYVESKSSGKNDSVRESTLEITKGIREYFNISLGLQLLYKWERPQFIQIMNDNPETLPSQLYGAFHLLRLFVRLGGMLSYTTLDERSIQLLLSHFHDFLQYLQKNNAELFNLQQDYADSPPDYHRKYA; encoded by the exons ATGCGCGCCACCGGCGGCTTTCCGTCAGTCGTGCGCCGTCGGCTGTCGGGTGTAG GGGAGAAGGTTCTATGTTTCCATGGGCCATTAATTTATGAAGCAAAATGTCTAAAGTCCTCCATTACTAAGGAAAAACagatcaaatattttattcattatgcTGGTTGGAATAAAAA CTGGGACGAGTGGGTTCCGGAAAGTAGAGTTCTCAAGTACAACGAGGCAAATGTGCAGAGACAAAGAGAGGTTCAAAGAGCACATTCTAATCAACAATCAGCACAAAAAACTAAGAAAGGCAGCACTTCCTCTAAAACTCAGGGACGTAGGAGTGAAGGTGTACGTGAAAAAGACACTGATAGTAGAGCTAGCACTCCTGTTGCCACGGTTGACAAAGGTGTCAGCCGATTTAGCAAAGGTACAAGCAGTAGTGTAACGCCATCATCCTCTCATGAATCTACATCGGAAGCTCCTCGTAAAAAACGGAG CCGATTAGAGCCATCTGGTGAAACTGAAGAATATCTCACCAAAGTAGAGGTTAAAATTAAGATTCCAGaggaattaaaatttgtacTTATAGATGAGTCTGAAGTTATATTAAAGCATCATAAATTACCTGCTTTGCCTGTAAAGAATACAGTTGACAAGATCCTTGATGATTATGTTGAATCAAAATCATCAGGAAAAAATGATTCTGTCAG AGAAAGTACGTTAGAAATAACTAAAGGAATTCGTGAATACTTCAATATATCTCTAGGTTTACAGTTACTGTATAAATGGGAACGTCCACAATTCATTCAAATTATGAATGATAATCCTGAAACACTGCCCAGCCAGTTATATGGtgcatttcatttattaaggCTATTTG tGAGACTCGGTGGAATGTTGTCGTACACTACACTGGATGAAAGAAGTATACAATTGCTGCTATCCCATTTTCACGATTTTTTACAGTATTTACAGAAAAACAATGCTGAACTGTTCAATTTGCAGCAAGATTATGCGGATTCACCACCTGATTATCATAGGAAATATGCCTAG
- the LOC114880936 gene encoding serine/threonine-protein phosphatase PP1-beta catalytic subunit isoform X1 translates to MADVELNVDNLIQRLLEVYHTQKDQVQKKAKLKDIFSSDFVVRGCRPGKTVVMSEGEVRGLCLKSREIFLQQPILLELEAPLKICGDIHGQYTDLLRLFEYGGFPPEANYLFLGDYVDRGKQSLETICLLLAYKIKYPENFFLLRGNHECASINRIYGFYDECKRRYNIKLWKTFTDCFNCLPIAAIIDEKIFCCHGGLSPDLQNMEQIRRIMRPTDVPDTGLLCDLLWSDPDKEVQGWGENDRGVSFTFGPDVVSKFLNRHDMDLICRAHQVVEDGYEFFAKRQLVTLFSAPNYCGEFDNAGGMMSVDETLMCSFQILKPSEKKAKYQYLSVNTGQATRPSTPQRNPAKKK, encoded by the exons ATGGCGGATGTCGAGTTGAACGTCGACAACCTGATACAAAGATTGTTGGAAG TATACCACACGCAGAAAGACCAGGTTCAGAAGAAAGCCAAGCTAAAAGATATTTTCTCGTCGGATTTTGTCG TCAGAGGATGCCGACCAGGAAAAACCGTTGTTATGTCGGAGGGCGAAGTGCGCGGCCTTTGCCTGAAATCGCGGGAGATCTTTCTTCAGCAGCCGATCCTGCTCGAACTGGAGGCGCCGCTTAAGATATGCGGCGACATTCACGGCCAATACACCGATTTGCTACGATTGTTCGAATACGGCGGTTTCCCGCCAGAAGCGAACTATTTGTTTCTCGGTGACTACGTCGATCGGGGCAAGCAATCGTTGGAAACGATATGCTTGCTGCTCgcgtacaaaattaaataccCAGAAAACTTCTTCCTGTTGCGGGGTAATCACGAGTGCGCAAGCATAAACAGGATATACGGATTCTACGACGAGTGCAAAAGACGGTACAACATCAAACTATGGAAGACGTTTACCGACTGCTTTAACTGTTTGCCGATCGCTGCGATCATCGACGAGAAGATATTCTGTTGCCATGGCGGGCTCAGTCCGGACCTTCAG aaTATGGAACAAATAAGAAGAATTATGCGCCCAACCGATGTACCTGATACTGGCCTTCTCTGTGACCTGCTGTGGTCGGATCCGGACAAGGAGGTCCAg GGATGGGGTGAAAATGACAGAGGCGTATCTTTCACCTTTGGCCCAGACGTGGTgtcgaaatttttaaatcgTCACGATATGGACTTGATCTGCAGAGCGCATCAAGTTGTTGAAGATGGTTATGAATTCTTCGCGAAACGACAGCTGGTCACTTTGTTTTCTGCACCGAATTATTGCGGAGAATTCGACAACGCCGGTGGAATGATGAGCGTCGATGAAACGTTAATGTGCAGTTTTCAG ATCTTGAAACCTTCCGAGAAGAAAGCTAAATACCAGTACTTAAGCGTGAATACAGGTCAAGCGACAAGACCATCTACGCCACAAAGGAATCCAGCCAAAAAGAAATGA
- the LOC114880936 gene encoding serine/threonine-protein phosphatase PP1-beta catalytic subunit isoform X3, with translation MSEGEVRGLCLKSREIFLQQPILLELEAPLKICGDIHGQYTDLLRLFEYGGFPPEANYLFLGDYVDRGKQSLETICLLLAYKIKYPENFFLLRGNHECASINRIYGFYDECKRRYNIKLWKTFTDCFNCLPIAAIIDEKIFCCHGGLSPDLQNMEQIRRIMRPTDVPDTGLLCDLLWSDPDKEVQGWGENDRGVSFTFGPDVVSKFLNRHDMDLICRAHQVVEDGYEFFAKRQLVTLFSAPNYCGEFDNAGGMMSVDETLMCSFQILKPSEKKAKYQYLSVNTGQATRPSTPQRNPAKKK, from the exons ATGTCGGAGGGCGAAGTGCGCGGCCTTTGCCTGAAATCGCGGGAGATCTTTCTTCAGCAGCCGATCCTGCTCGAACTGGAGGCGCCGCTTAAGATATGCGGCGACATTCACGGCCAATACACCGATTTGCTACGATTGTTCGAATACGGCGGTTTCCCGCCAGAAGCGAACTATTTGTTTCTCGGTGACTACGTCGATCGGGGCAAGCAATCGTTGGAAACGATATGCTTGCTGCTCgcgtacaaaattaaataccCAGAAAACTTCTTCCTGTTGCGGGGTAATCACGAGTGCGCAAGCATAAACAGGATATACGGATTCTACGACGAGTGCAAAAGACGGTACAACATCAAACTATGGAAGACGTTTACCGACTGCTTTAACTGTTTGCCGATCGCTGCGATCATCGACGAGAAGATATTCTGTTGCCATGGCGGGCTCAGTCCGGACCTTCAG aaTATGGAACAAATAAGAAGAATTATGCGCCCAACCGATGTACCTGATACTGGCCTTCTCTGTGACCTGCTGTGGTCGGATCCGGACAAGGAGGTCCAg GGATGGGGTGAAAATGACAGAGGCGTATCTTTCACCTTTGGCCCAGACGTGGTgtcgaaatttttaaatcgTCACGATATGGACTTGATCTGCAGAGCGCATCAAGTTGTTGAAGATGGTTATGAATTCTTCGCGAAACGACAGCTGGTCACTTTGTTTTCTGCACCGAATTATTGCGGAGAATTCGACAACGCCGGTGGAATGATGAGCGTCGATGAAACGTTAATGTGCAGTTTTCAG ATCTTGAAACCTTCCGAGAAGAAAGCTAAATACCAGTACTTAAGCGTGAATACAGGTCAAGCGACAAGACCATCTACGCCACAAAGGAATCCAGCCAAAAAGAAATGA
- the LOC114880934 gene encoding mortality factor 4-like protein 1 isoform X1: MRATGGFPSVVRRRLSGVGASSCVVYILTFYIQNGEKVLCFHGPLIYEAKCLKSSITKEKQIKYFIHYAGWNKNWDEWVPESRVLKYNEANVQRQREVQRAHSNQQSAQKTKKGSTSSKTQGRRSEGVREKDTDSRASTPVATVDKGVSRFSKGTSSSVTPSSSHESTSEAPRKKRSRLEPSGETEEYLTKVEVKIKIPEELKFVLIDESEVILKHHKLPALPVKNTVDKILDDYVESKSSGKNDSVRESTLEITKGIREYFNISLGLQLLYKWERPQFIQIMNDNPETLPSQLYGAFHLLRLFVRLGGMLSYTTLDERSIQLLLSHFHDFLQYLQKNNAELFNLQQDYADSPPDYHRKYA, from the exons ATGCGCGCCACCGGCGGCTTTCCGTCAGTCGTGCGCCGTCGGCTGTCGGGTGTAGGTGCGTCTTCTTGCGTTGTGTATATTTTGACGTTTTATATACAGAACG GGGAGAAGGTTCTATGTTTCCATGGGCCATTAATTTATGAAGCAAAATGTCTAAAGTCCTCCATTACTAAGGAAAAACagatcaaatattttattcattatgcTGGTTGGAATAAAAA CTGGGACGAGTGGGTTCCGGAAAGTAGAGTTCTCAAGTACAACGAGGCAAATGTGCAGAGACAAAGAGAGGTTCAAAGAGCACATTCTAATCAACAATCAGCACAAAAAACTAAGAAAGGCAGCACTTCCTCTAAAACTCAGGGACGTAGGAGTGAAGGTGTACGTGAAAAAGACACTGATAGTAGAGCTAGCACTCCTGTTGCCACGGTTGACAAAGGTGTCAGCCGATTTAGCAAAGGTACAAGCAGTAGTGTAACGCCATCATCCTCTCATGAATCTACATCGGAAGCTCCTCGTAAAAAACGGAG CCGATTAGAGCCATCTGGTGAAACTGAAGAATATCTCACCAAAGTAGAGGTTAAAATTAAGATTCCAGaggaattaaaatttgtacTTATAGATGAGTCTGAAGTTATATTAAAGCATCATAAATTACCTGCTTTGCCTGTAAAGAATACAGTTGACAAGATCCTTGATGATTATGTTGAATCAAAATCATCAGGAAAAAATGATTCTGTCAG AGAAAGTACGTTAGAAATAACTAAAGGAATTCGTGAATACTTCAATATATCTCTAGGTTTACAGTTACTGTATAAATGGGAACGTCCACAATTCATTCAAATTATGAATGATAATCCTGAAACACTGCCCAGCCAGTTATATGGtgcatttcatttattaaggCTATTTG tGAGACTCGGTGGAATGTTGTCGTACACTACACTGGATGAAAGAAGTATACAATTGCTGCTATCCCATTTTCACGATTTTTTACAGTATTTACAGAAAAACAATGCTGAACTGTTCAATTTGCAGCAAGATTATGCGGATTCACCACCTGATTATCATAGGAAATATGCCTAG
- the LOC114880934 gene encoding mortality factor 4-like protein 1 isoform X4, whose translation MFQWEKVLCFHGPLIYEAKCLKSSITKEKQIKYFIHYAGWNKNWDEWVPESRVLKYNEANVQRQREVQRAHSNQQSAQKTKKGSTSSKTQGRRSEGVREKDTDSRASTPVATVDKGVSRFSKGTSSSVTPSSSHESTSEAPRKKRSRLEPSGETEEYLTKVEVKIKIPEELKFVLIDESEVILKHHKLPALPVKNTVDKILDDYVESKSSGKNDSVRESTLEITKGIREYFNISLGLQLLYKWERPQFIQIMNDNPETLPSQLYGAFHLLRLFVRLGGMLSYTTLDERSIQLLLSHFHDFLQYLQKNNAELFNLQQDYADSPPDYHRKYA comes from the exons ATGTTCCAGT GGGAGAAGGTTCTATGTTTCCATGGGCCATTAATTTATGAAGCAAAATGTCTAAAGTCCTCCATTACTAAGGAAAAACagatcaaatattttattcattatgcTGGTTGGAATAAAAA CTGGGACGAGTGGGTTCCGGAAAGTAGAGTTCTCAAGTACAACGAGGCAAATGTGCAGAGACAAAGAGAGGTTCAAAGAGCACATTCTAATCAACAATCAGCACAAAAAACTAAGAAAGGCAGCACTTCCTCTAAAACTCAGGGACGTAGGAGTGAAGGTGTACGTGAAAAAGACACTGATAGTAGAGCTAGCACTCCTGTTGCCACGGTTGACAAAGGTGTCAGCCGATTTAGCAAAGGTACAAGCAGTAGTGTAACGCCATCATCCTCTCATGAATCTACATCGGAAGCTCCTCGTAAAAAACGGAG CCGATTAGAGCCATCTGGTGAAACTGAAGAATATCTCACCAAAGTAGAGGTTAAAATTAAGATTCCAGaggaattaaaatttgtacTTATAGATGAGTCTGAAGTTATATTAAAGCATCATAAATTACCTGCTTTGCCTGTAAAGAATACAGTTGACAAGATCCTTGATGATTATGTTGAATCAAAATCATCAGGAAAAAATGATTCTGTCAG AGAAAGTACGTTAGAAATAACTAAAGGAATTCGTGAATACTTCAATATATCTCTAGGTTTACAGTTACTGTATAAATGGGAACGTCCACAATTCATTCAAATTATGAATGATAATCCTGAAACACTGCCCAGCCAGTTATATGGtgcatttcatttattaaggCTATTTG tGAGACTCGGTGGAATGTTGTCGTACACTACACTGGATGAAAGAAGTATACAATTGCTGCTATCCCATTTTCACGATTTTTTACAGTATTTACAGAAAAACAATGCTGAACTGTTCAATTTGCAGCAAGATTATGCGGATTCACCACCTGATTATCATAGGAAATATGCCTAG
- the LOC114880936 gene encoding serine/threonine-protein phosphatase PP1-beta catalytic subunit isoform X2 has translation MADVELNVDNLIQRLLEVRGCRPGKTVVMSEGEVRGLCLKSREIFLQQPILLELEAPLKICGDIHGQYTDLLRLFEYGGFPPEANYLFLGDYVDRGKQSLETICLLLAYKIKYPENFFLLRGNHECASINRIYGFYDECKRRYNIKLWKTFTDCFNCLPIAAIIDEKIFCCHGGLSPDLQNMEQIRRIMRPTDVPDTGLLCDLLWSDPDKEVQGWGENDRGVSFTFGPDVVSKFLNRHDMDLICRAHQVVEDGYEFFAKRQLVTLFSAPNYCGEFDNAGGMMSVDETLMCSFQILKPSEKKAKYQYLSVNTGQATRPSTPQRNPAKKK, from the exons ATGGCGGATGTCGAGTTGAACGTCGACAACCTGATACAAAGATTGTTGGAAG TCAGAGGATGCCGACCAGGAAAAACCGTTGTTATGTCGGAGGGCGAAGTGCGCGGCCTTTGCCTGAAATCGCGGGAGATCTTTCTTCAGCAGCCGATCCTGCTCGAACTGGAGGCGCCGCTTAAGATATGCGGCGACATTCACGGCCAATACACCGATTTGCTACGATTGTTCGAATACGGCGGTTTCCCGCCAGAAGCGAACTATTTGTTTCTCGGTGACTACGTCGATCGGGGCAAGCAATCGTTGGAAACGATATGCTTGCTGCTCgcgtacaaaattaaataccCAGAAAACTTCTTCCTGTTGCGGGGTAATCACGAGTGCGCAAGCATAAACAGGATATACGGATTCTACGACGAGTGCAAAAGACGGTACAACATCAAACTATGGAAGACGTTTACCGACTGCTTTAACTGTTTGCCGATCGCTGCGATCATCGACGAGAAGATATTCTGTTGCCATGGCGGGCTCAGTCCGGACCTTCAG aaTATGGAACAAATAAGAAGAATTATGCGCCCAACCGATGTACCTGATACTGGCCTTCTCTGTGACCTGCTGTGGTCGGATCCGGACAAGGAGGTCCAg GGATGGGGTGAAAATGACAGAGGCGTATCTTTCACCTTTGGCCCAGACGTGGTgtcgaaatttttaaatcgTCACGATATGGACTTGATCTGCAGAGCGCATCAAGTTGTTGAAGATGGTTATGAATTCTTCGCGAAACGACAGCTGGTCACTTTGTTTTCTGCACCGAATTATTGCGGAGAATTCGACAACGCCGGTGGAATGATGAGCGTCGATGAAACGTTAATGTGCAGTTTTCAG ATCTTGAAACCTTCCGAGAAGAAAGCTAAATACCAGTACTTAAGCGTGAATACAGGTCAAGCGACAAGACCATCTACGCCACAAAGGAATCCAGCCAAAAAGAAATGA
- the LOC114880934 gene encoding mortality factor 4-like protein 1 isoform X3, which yields MPPKCKFQEGEKVLCFHGPLIYEAKCLKSSITKEKQIKYFIHYAGWNKNWDEWVPESRVLKYNEANVQRQREVQRAHSNQQSAQKTKKGSTSSKTQGRRSEGVREKDTDSRASTPVATVDKGVSRFSKGTSSSVTPSSSHESTSEAPRKKRSRLEPSGETEEYLTKVEVKIKIPEELKFVLIDESEVILKHHKLPALPVKNTVDKILDDYVESKSSGKNDSVRESTLEITKGIREYFNISLGLQLLYKWERPQFIQIMNDNPETLPSQLYGAFHLLRLFVRLGGMLSYTTLDERSIQLLLSHFHDFLQYLQKNNAELFNLQQDYADSPPDYHRKYA from the exons ATGCCACCCAAGTGTAAATTTCAAGAAG GGGAGAAGGTTCTATGTTTCCATGGGCCATTAATTTATGAAGCAAAATGTCTAAAGTCCTCCATTACTAAGGAAAAACagatcaaatattttattcattatgcTGGTTGGAATAAAAA CTGGGACGAGTGGGTTCCGGAAAGTAGAGTTCTCAAGTACAACGAGGCAAATGTGCAGAGACAAAGAGAGGTTCAAAGAGCACATTCTAATCAACAATCAGCACAAAAAACTAAGAAAGGCAGCACTTCCTCTAAAACTCAGGGACGTAGGAGTGAAGGTGTACGTGAAAAAGACACTGATAGTAGAGCTAGCACTCCTGTTGCCACGGTTGACAAAGGTGTCAGCCGATTTAGCAAAGGTACAAGCAGTAGTGTAACGCCATCATCCTCTCATGAATCTACATCGGAAGCTCCTCGTAAAAAACGGAG CCGATTAGAGCCATCTGGTGAAACTGAAGAATATCTCACCAAAGTAGAGGTTAAAATTAAGATTCCAGaggaattaaaatttgtacTTATAGATGAGTCTGAAGTTATATTAAAGCATCATAAATTACCTGCTTTGCCTGTAAAGAATACAGTTGACAAGATCCTTGATGATTATGTTGAATCAAAATCATCAGGAAAAAATGATTCTGTCAG AGAAAGTACGTTAGAAATAACTAAAGGAATTCGTGAATACTTCAATATATCTCTAGGTTTACAGTTACTGTATAAATGGGAACGTCCACAATTCATTCAAATTATGAATGATAATCCTGAAACACTGCCCAGCCAGTTATATGGtgcatttcatttattaaggCTATTTG tGAGACTCGGTGGAATGTTGTCGTACACTACACTGGATGAAAGAAGTATACAATTGCTGCTATCCCATTTTCACGATTTTTTACAGTATTTACAGAAAAACAATGCTGAACTGTTCAATTTGCAGCAAGATTATGCGGATTCACCACCTGATTATCATAGGAAATATGCCTAG